A single Chitinophagales bacterium DNA region contains:
- a CDS encoding DUF5011 domain-containing protein yields MKKVLFILLVLVMSLDSISQVVRTHIGTTRYDLQTNNSIQRRVAIHPTSKDLIATFTASLRDDGNYDDRGTAYVFWNNATSQWSNSKNLTLTPPVDTFYGRIEGVRVGWPNPMFIGNKELIMSHKSSTGSNGIYQSSRATAGTGTWTDMNVTSGTETWPRGGASGNNVFLISSHFQAPFNEVDAGLMFIKSTDGGSVWTAPAAINGIDKDNYTVVGGDRYAMDINGTNVAILTGINDITLYKSSDLGTSWTKKSIFPTSWNFIQDGEILDRADRSDGGYSVLIDNSNKVHCFWPRYVTFSDPSQGAGTFIDITRSGIMYWNEDMGNNPPKLIPNTDFIRENTKSPLSPVGRFNTANQTLSYMGNGSGYRTSTTTWPSTGIDASGNIYLTYAYNRGTIDTTAGNNGIGKDADPTGYNLYDVYVMKSTNNGQTWIGPLNVTSSATVENTYPSMARLVDGNVHLVYQEDNLYGNAVMTATGSSNGTGSQAGPIHTRNKIFYAKVPVDDIVDPSTDITNPLLRISNNFQNLVLRKNLQFLSAVLFVGCGTDTVTGKTFSKTKSFINGNFIEFSEDTSLLTIIGLDTINTSIPGERIIRITGRDAAGNPTIRVGSTYFDTIVMGIEILEDKEAPTINLLGANPGYVYLNGANFTDPGSEVSDNNPCTSASVTTSGTVNKAVKGTYTITYNAKDGANNTTNATRKVIVGVAPTAVITEEALTSNNKINAKGSTSLDLLTEPGTSNTYKWTVKKGNQSNNVAATQNLVNANIPAGVTSFDSICLEVSNALNSVPNPAIAPSKECKPLKYSVGISSVTNNLAVTIFPNPSNGDFNIKVEGNRENKARVIITSMDGKIISNSQFEINGTYIPFRSNLSRGSYFISTEVDGQVYLEKVEVR; encoded by the coding sequence ATGAAAAAAGTTTTATTCATTTTACTCGTACTCGTAATGTCGTTAGACTCGATTTCCCAAGTGGTCAGAACCCATATAGGGACTACTCGATATGATCTTCAAACGAACAACTCCATTCAGAGAAGAGTCGCCATCCACCCTACCTCTAAAGATTTAATAGCAACATTTACTGCTAGTTTAAGAGACGATGGGAATTATGATGATAGAGGTACAGCTTATGTTTTTTGGAATAACGCCACATCGCAATGGTCTAACTCAAAAAATTTAACTTTAACTCCTCCAGTTGATACATTTTATGGAAGAATTGAGGGTGTTCGTGTAGGTTGGCCGAACCCAATGTTTATTGGCAATAAAGAATTAATTATGTCTCACAAATCCAGTACTGGATCCAACGGTATATATCAATCTTCTCGTGCTACAGCAGGAACTGGAACATGGACGGATATGAATGTTACCAGCGGTACAGAAACATGGCCGCGCGGAGGAGCTAGTGGCAACAATGTCTTTTTAATAAGTTCTCATTTCCAAGCCCCTTTCAACGAAGTAGACGCTGGACTTATGTTTATAAAATCAACAGATGGAGGCTCTGTATGGACAGCGCCAGCTGCCATCAATGGAATCGATAAAGATAACTACACTGTAGTAGGAGGTGATAGGTATGCTATGGACATTAATGGAACAAATGTTGCGATTCTTACTGGTATCAATGATATAACATTATATAAGTCTTCAGACCTTGGAACGTCTTGGACCAAAAAAAGTATTTTCCCTACTTCTTGGAACTTTATTCAAGATGGCGAAATATTAGATAGAGCTGATAGATCAGACGGTGGTTATTCTGTATTAATTGATAACAGCAACAAAGTACACTGCTTCTGGCCTCGTTATGTAACTTTCTCGGATCCAAGCCAAGGAGCGGGTACATTTATTGACATTACACGATCAGGTATTATGTATTGGAACGAAGACATGGGAAATAATCCTCCTAAACTTATCCCAAATACTGATTTTATCCGTGAAAATACCAAAAGTCCATTATCCCCTGTTGGTAGATTTAACACAGCTAATCAAACCTTATCCTATATGGGAAATGGGAGTGGGTATAGAACTTCTACCACTACTTGGCCATCTACTGGTATTGATGCCTCAGGAAATATCTATTTAACTTATGCTTACAACAGAGGAACTATTGACACAACTGCTGGGAATAATGGAATTGGTAAAGATGCTGACCCTACCGGATATAATCTCTACGACGTATATGTAATGAAATCTACCAATAATGGTCAAACATGGATTGGTCCTTTAAATGTAACGAGCAGTGCTACAGTTGAAAACACCTATCCTTCTATGGCTAGACTAGTAGATGGCAATGTACACCTTGTCTATCAAGAAGACAATTTATATGGAAACGCCGTCATGACAGCTACAGGGTCATCAAATGGTACAGGTAGTCAAGCGGGGCCGATACACACTAGAAATAAAATATTTTATGCAAAGGTACCAGTTGATGATATCGTAGATCCATCAACAGATATCACCAACCCTCTTCTTAGAATTAGTAACAACTTCCAGAATTTGGTATTGAGAAAAAACTTACAGTTTTTGAGTGCAGTTCTTTTCGTAGGATGCGGCACGGATACTGTAACAGGCAAAACCTTCTCCAAAACAAAGTCCTTCATTAATGGGAATTTCATTGAATTTTCAGAAGATACATCGCTTCTTACAATTATTGGATTAGATACAATTAATACAAGTATCCCTGGTGAGAGAATAATCAGAATTACTGGACGAGATGCGGCAGGTAATCCTACCATAAGAGTTGGGTCTACATATTTTGATACCATCGTTATGGGTATTGAAATTCTCGAAGACAAAGAAGCACCAACGATAAATTTACTAGGAGCTAATCCTGGGTATGTATACTTGAATGGTGCTAATTTTACTGATCCTGGATCTGAAGTTAGTGATAACAACCCTTGTACTAGTGCATCCGTTACCACGTCAGGAACAGTTAACAAAGCAGTAAAAGGTACTTATACAATTACATACAACGCTAAAGATGGAGCGAACAATACAACAAATGCTACTAGAAAAGTAATCGTAGGAGTAGCTCCAACTGCAGTAATTACTGAGGAAGCACTTACATCCAACAATAAAATCAATGCAAAAGGCTCTACAAGTCTTGATTTATTGACAGAGCCTGGGACTTCTAATACCTACAAATGGACTGTGAAAAAAGGTAATCAGTCTAACAATGTTGCGGCTACTCAAAACTTAGTCAATGCTAATATTCCTGCAGGAGTTACTAGTTTTGACTCCATTTGTTTAGAAGTTTCAAACGCACTTAATAGTGTTCCCAACCCAGCAATTGCTCCTTCCAAAGAGTGCAAGCCACTTAAGTATTCTGTTGGCATTTCATCTGTAACCAATAATCTTGCTGTCACCATTTTCCCGAATCCATCCAACGGAGACTTTAATATCAAGGTGGAAGGTAATAGAGAAAATAAAGCTAGAGTTATTATCACTAGCATGGATGGTAAAATTATTTCCAATAGTCAATTTGAAATAAATGGCACTTATATTCCATTTAGATCGAATCTATCTAGAGGATCATATTTTATAAGTACTGAAGTGGATGGTCAAGTATACCTAGAAAAAGTAGAAGTAAGATAA
- the yidC gene encoding membrane protein insertase YidC, whose protein sequence is MFKNFDKNTIIGALLIMTMVMVYFKYSTDQAKKRLEKERLEAKFRAKNTAHSMEVKSLDSNKNTTEALDTNILTAPVLVKGEDLLLSNELISLKVNTTGGKVHSVSLKKHTTYEEKPVEILPEKYTDFDLTFITPKGSLISKTTGFQIISKDSQKIELQSANGLRVIYELKPNSYKLSQKWLLPNGKGNKATLTLATQMNKQEVNLERERSLSTIKYLPENEDVLQSLSMTSNELKEVPSPIQWVSFGQQFFHATIIPSVSFQNSSFDVKYKESDKSYVKDYTLKTELGNIGDTLGFDYFIGPIDYKLLKKEEKDLDLLVPLSQDFILFRWMKIFNIYLILPIFNFLSQFISNYGVIIILLTLFIKLITAPLSYKTYESGVAMRILKPELDKLKAKFGDDQAKLSQEQMKLYGEFGVSPFGGCLPMLLQMPILFAMFSFFPSSIELRHESFLWASDLSTYDTLVKLPFNIPFYGAHISLFALLSALTQIGMSWYSQRLQPSSPQADQMKMLMYIMPVMFLFMFNSFPAALTFYYFLQNILGMAQQWFFTTFIIKEEKIRAKMELAKKTPKKQSAFQKKMAEMMEEAEKQKKLQQNQKKK, encoded by the coding sequence ATGTTTAAAAATTTCGATAAGAATACCATTATTGGTGCACTATTAATCATGACTATGGTCATGGTTTATTTTAAATACTCTACTGACCAAGCCAAAAAGAGATTAGAAAAAGAAAGGTTAGAAGCTAAGTTCAGAGCTAAAAATACAGCTCATTCCATGGAAGTTAAGTCTCTAGACTCTAACAAAAATACTACAGAAGCGTTAGATACAAATATATTAACTGCACCAGTATTAGTTAAAGGTGAAGACCTATTATTATCCAATGAATTAATAAGTTTAAAGGTCAATACTACTGGCGGGAAAGTTCACTCTGTGAGCCTAAAAAAACACACCACCTATGAAGAAAAACCCGTAGAAATTTTACCAGAGAAATACACGGATTTTGATCTTACTTTTATTACTCCTAAAGGTAGCTTGATTAGCAAAACTACTGGATTTCAGATAATATCTAAAGACAGTCAAAAAATAGAACTTCAGTCTGCGAATGGTTTGAGAGTAATTTATGAATTAAAGCCAAATTCTTACAAATTGTCCCAAAAATGGCTACTTCCAAACGGAAAAGGCAATAAAGCGACTTTAACTCTAGCAACTCAAATGAACAAGCAAGAAGTCAATCTAGAAAGAGAGCGCTCCTTGTCTACAATAAAGTATCTGCCTGAAAATGAAGACGTGCTTCAAAGTCTGAGCATGACGAGCAATGAATTAAAAGAGGTGCCATCGCCTATTCAATGGGTAAGTTTTGGTCAACAGTTTTTCCATGCCACGATTATTCCTTCCGTTTCATTTCAGAATTCTTCATTTGATGTGAAATATAAAGAATCGGATAAGTCATATGTAAAAGACTATACATTAAAAACAGAACTTGGAAATATTGGAGATACTCTAGGTTTTGATTATTTCATCGGACCTATTGATTATAAATTGCTAAAGAAAGAAGAAAAAGATTTAGACTTATTGGTTCCCCTCAGCCAAGACTTCATTCTTTTCAGATGGATGAAAATTTTTAACATCTATCTTATTCTTCCCATCTTCAACTTCCTTTCACAGTTTATATCAAATTATGGGGTTATCATTATACTCCTGACGCTCTTTATAAAATTGATAACTGCACCGCTCTCCTATAAAACCTATGAATCTGGTGTAGCTATGAGAATTTTAAAGCCCGAGCTAGACAAGCTAAAAGCCAAATTTGGAGACGATCAGGCTAAGTTATCTCAGGAACAAATGAAATTGTATGGTGAATTTGGTGTTAGCCCCTTTGGAGGTTGTCTGCCTATGCTATTACAGATGCCTATTCTCTTCGCCATGTTTTCATTTTTCCCATCTTCGATTGAATTGAGACATGAATCTTTTCTCTGGGCGAGTGATTTGAGTACCTACGATACCTTAGTGAAATTGCCATTTAATATCCCATTTTATGGAGCCCATATCAGTCTATTTGCTCTATTAAGCGCTCTTACACAAATAGGTATGAGCTGGTATTCTCAGCGACTACAACCGAGCAGTCCTCAAGCGGATCAAATGAAGATGCTTATGTATATCATGCCCGTCATGTTTTTATTTATGTTCAATTCTTTTCCTGCAGCCTTGACCTTTTATTATTTTTTACAAAACATTTTGGGTATGGCTCAGCAGTGGTTTTTTACTACTTTTATTATTAAAGAAGAAAAAATCCGAGCCAAGATGGAATTAGCTAAAAAAACACCAAAAAAACAGAGCGCTTTCCAGAAAAAAATGGCTGAAATGATGGAGGAAGCAGAAAAACAGAAGAAACTGCAACAAAATCAGAAGAAAAAATAA
- the panB gene encoding 3-methyl-2-oxobutanoate hydroxymethyltransferase has protein sequence MSSHKEIKRVTTQSLQKLKKEGQKITMLTAYDYSMAKLIDSAGIDVILVGDSASNVMAGHETTLPITLDQMIYHATSVVRAAERALIVVDIPFGYYQGDSKLALTSAIRIMKESGAHAIKIEGGEEIKESIARILSAGIPVMGHLGLTPQSIYKFGTYNVRAKDKKEAEQVEKDATLLQNLGCFALVLEKIPASLANQVAKSISIPVIGIGAGSQVDGQVLVMHDMLGINVDFNPRFIRKYANLNEIIDSAVKNYITDVQSGNFPSIHEQY, from the coding sequence ATGTCAAGCCATAAAGAAATAAAGCGAGTCACAACTCAAAGTCTTCAAAAACTCAAAAAAGAAGGGCAAAAAATAACGATGCTCACGGCTTATGATTATTCTATGGCAAAACTGATAGACAGTGCAGGGATAGATGTCATTCTTGTAGGGGACAGCGCATCTAATGTTATGGCAGGCCACGAGACTACATTACCGATAACTCTCGATCAAATGATATATCATGCCACATCAGTGGTTCGTGCTGCTGAGCGGGCACTAATTGTAGTGGATATTCCCTTTGGATATTATCAAGGAGATTCTAAATTAGCTCTTACTTCTGCTATACGCATTATGAAGGAATCGGGGGCTCATGCTATAAAAATAGAAGGAGGCGAGGAAATAAAAGAATCAATTGCACGTATATTAAGCGCAGGAATACCTGTCATGGGACACTTAGGATTGACCCCACAGAGTATTTATAAGTTTGGAACCTACAATGTGCGAGCGAAAGATAAAAAAGAGGCTGAGCAAGTAGAGAAAGATGCCACATTATTGCAAAACTTAGGTTGTTTTGCTTTGGTTCTAGAAAAAATTCCTGCTTCACTCGCAAATCAGGTAGCTAAATCTATTTCTATACCCGTTATAGGCATCGGCGCTGGTAGTCAGGTCGATGGACAGGTATTGGTCATGCATGATATGCTCGGAATTAACGTTGATTTTAACCCAAGGTTTATTCGTAAATATGCCAATTTAAACGAAATCATAGATTCTGCAGTTAAAAACTATATAACGGATGTTCAATCTGGAAACTTCCCTAGTATTCATGAACAATATTAA